From Thermodesulforhabdus norvegica, a single genomic window includes:
- the lysA gene encoding diaminopimelate decarboxylase: MHHFHYVGKELYCEEVPLKRIAAEVGTPCYVYSYATLTRHFEVFDGAFSSVPHLTCFAVKANSNIGVLNLLGRLGAGMDIVSGGELFRVRRAGIPAKRVVYSGVGKTVEEIDYALREGILMFNIESAEELELINSRAGALGLKAPVAIRVNPDVDPQTHPYISTGLKKNKFGIDVDLALKEYERASKLENVEIVGVDCHIGSQLTELAPFVDALRRLKVLISRLEERNIHIKYLDLGGGLGIPYQSETPPHPREYAEALINELRNTPYTLILEPGRVIVGNAGVLLTRVLYTKQTPSKKFLIVDAAMNDLIRPSLYGSYHAIRPVIKNDEAGEEVVDVVGPICESGDFLARERAIQKSTSGDLLAVMSAGAYGFTMASNYNSRPRPAEIMVKGSSFEVIRERESWEDLVRLERIPSF; this comes from the coding sequence ATGCATCACTTTCACTACGTAGGGAAAGAGCTCTATTGTGAGGAGGTTCCTTTAAAGAGGATAGCCGCTGAGGTGGGAACTCCCTGTTATGTTTACAGTTATGCCACTCTTACAAGGCACTTCGAGGTCTTTGACGGAGCCTTCTCCTCCGTTCCTCATCTGACGTGCTTCGCCGTCAAGGCCAACTCCAACATCGGCGTTCTGAATTTGCTGGGCCGCCTTGGTGCGGGCATGGATATTGTCTCGGGAGGAGAGCTCTTCAGGGTACGGAGAGCCGGCATTCCGGCAAAAAGGGTCGTCTATTCCGGAGTGGGAAAGACGGTGGAAGAAATCGACTATGCCCTCCGGGAAGGTATTCTGATGTTCAATATCGAATCTGCCGAAGAACTGGAGTTGATCAACAGCCGTGCGGGCGCTCTGGGTTTAAAGGCTCCGGTTGCCATAAGGGTCAACCCCGATGTGGATCCGCAGACCCACCCATACATATCGACGGGGCTTAAGAAAAATAAATTCGGAATAGATGTTGACCTGGCTCTGAAGGAATATGAGAGAGCCTCGAAGCTTGAAAACGTCGAGATAGTCGGAGTTGACTGTCACATAGGAAGCCAGCTAACGGAACTTGCTCCCTTTGTGGATGCACTGCGAAGACTGAAGGTGCTCATATCCAGGCTGGAAGAGCGAAACATCCACATAAAATACCTGGATCTGGGAGGAGGACTTGGTATTCCCTATCAATCGGAAACTCCTCCTCATCCCAGAGAATACGCCGAGGCATTAATAAACGAACTCAGGAATACCCCTTATACCCTGATACTTGAACCCGGCCGTGTAATAGTAGGCAACGCCGGAGTGTTGCTCACCCGAGTGCTGTACACGAAGCAGACCCCCTCGAAAAAATTTCTCATAGTGGATGCGGCGATGAACGACCTTATAAGACCAAGCCTTTACGGTTCCTACCACGCCATCCGGCCCGTAATAAAGAACGACGAAGCCGGCGAGGAAGTGGTGGATGTCGTTGGGCCTATCTGTGAATCAGGAGATTTTCTCGCCCGGGAGCGGGCCATCCAGAAGAGCACTTCGGGGGATCTTCTGGCGGTAATGAGCGCAGGAGCATACGGTTTCACCATGGCTTCCAACTACAATTCTCGACCACGGCCTGCAGAAATTATGGTGAAAGGCAGCAGCTTTGAAGTCATAAGGGAGCGGGAAAGCTGGGAAGATCTGGTCAGACTGGAAAGGATACCGTCTTTTTAG
- a CDS encoding fibronectin type III domain-containing protein encodes MHRYAFCIGAILWIPLFLAFQGCGKKTLPLPEVRQVLPEISIEKADITGEGIVISWKLPETGEIRSPAGKKHKNETGRFENYPYCFVVEKAEISRGGTLCMECPDLPWEQSTCLHPAFPGPAAFDGRTMKWKDGNVRRGHAYRYRVVVYDVGTQRPLVYSSPFDLVVSEPPVSIEKGNAKSDEKGIFLTWFLPANGSVQKNAGEIRFAVERRSEASQWKRVDAGDLGNTSYLDTEVKPGMTYEYRVTPYLKKGAVTVWGTPFVLPPIAAEDRMLPPPPKTVWVVPGKEGLEIHWLEVTKPVKGYHVYRKYEDGTILRLTQQPVEHPPFIDKGVKKNVVYFYAVSSLSPYPPYREGLVSSWVEIRNVFSGKEER; translated from the coding sequence CTTTTGCATCGGAGCAATTCTTTGGATACCTCTTTTTCTGGCATTCCAGGGCTGTGGGAAAAAGACTCTGCCTCTGCCGGAAGTCCGGCAGGTTCTCCCGGAGATATCCATAGAAAAAGCCGACATTACCGGTGAAGGCATAGTAATATCGTGGAAGCTTCCGGAAACCGGTGAAATTCGATCGCCGGCTGGTAAAAAGCATAAAAACGAAACCGGGAGATTTGAAAACTATCCCTATTGCTTTGTTGTGGAAAAGGCCGAAATTTCACGGGGTGGGACCCTTTGTATGGAATGCCCCGATCTACCCTGGGAACAATCCACGTGCTTACACCCTGCATTTCCCGGCCCTGCAGCCTTTGACGGAAGGACGATGAAATGGAAGGACGGGAACGTTAGAAGAGGACATGCATACCGGTATCGCGTGGTCGTGTATGACGTGGGCACTCAGAGACCCCTTGTTTACAGTTCTCCCTTCGATCTCGTTGTCTCCGAACCACCGGTTTCCATTGAAAAGGGTAATGCGAAATCCGACGAAAAAGGTATATTCTTAACATGGTTTTTGCCTGCCAACGGCAGCGTCCAGAAAAATGCCGGGGAGATCAGATTTGCTGTGGAAAGAAGAAGCGAGGCATCACAATGGAAGCGTGTGGATGCGGGAGATCTGGGCAATACCAGTTATCTGGACACAGAGGTAAAACCGGGAATGACCTATGAGTATCGCGTTACACCCTACCTAAAGAAGGGCGCGGTAACCGTATGGGGAACGCCCTTTGTATTGCCTCCCATAGCCGCCGAGGATAGAATGCTGCCTCCTCCTCCGAAAACTGTATGGGTTGTTCCGGGCAAAGAGGGGCTCGAGATTCACTGGCTTGAAGTGACAAAACCCGTAAAGGGGTATCATGTGTATCGAAAGTACGAAGATGGAACCATTCTGAGGCTTACTCAACAACCCGTGGAGCATCCTCCCTTTATTGACAAAGGGGTTAAAAAAAACGTCGTATATTTCTATGCAGTTTCATCACTTTCGCCCTACCCTCCTTACAGGGAAGGACTGGTATCGTCCTGGGTTGAGATACGCAACGTCTTTTCGGGCAAAGAAGAGAGGTAA